cagctatttcttaaggcaaagagagaggtaaaatgcATTCTCAGGAGTGGTTATTagagttcatggcacagaagccttgtcaaactaccaccagggtcacaaaactacccacggaaaggcccacaactcctataaaagTCACGTcacgtgtgtgtttgggcgctggAATCTCTAAATAATGTGGCCCATTGCCCGTTCAGAATAGATGGCatcactgtaaacactcgcctgccctgcgccatgacgtgctcgggccgaccaccaggcccctaaagaaagcctaccagctgtGGGCCaggatgtaaaaaagaaaagaaaaataaataaataaataaataaaataataataataataataataataataataataataataataataataataataataataataataataataataataataataataataataataataataatacaaaataaatagataaattgataaattaatatataaattCCAGCAGCACTGACCTGCGGTGGAGTGCCACATGTTGAAGCAGTGAGGAGCacgtggtccgtccagtggccccgtagtggtccgtccagtggcccctgtagtggcccgtccagtggcccctgtagtggtccgtccagtggaccccgtagtggtccgtccagtggccccggtagtggtccgtccagtggcccccgtagtggtccttCCAGTGGCCCatgtagtggtccgtccagtggcccccgtagtggtccgtccagtggcccctgtagtggtccgtccagtggcccccgtagtggtccgtccagtggcccccgtagtggtccgtccagtggcccccgtagtggtccgtccagtggcccccgtagtgggccgtccagtggcccccgtagtggtccgtccagtggcccccggagtggtccgtccagtggcccccgtagtggtccgtccagtggcccccgtagtggtccgtccagtggcccccgtagtggtctgtccagtggcccccgtagtggtccgtccagtggcccccgtagtggtctgtccagtggcccccgtagtggtctgtccagtggcccccATCGATGCCCTGGCCGGGGAAGGACGAGTGGGAAGTCATGAACGGCCGCCTGGCTCCCACACCCTGCAGGGCTCTGGCAACAAGTAATGGCCatattgatagtaataataaataagtatTGATATCTTATAAATAAGAGGACTGGCGGGCACTCCTGAACTTGGTAGCTGCATGCCTCAACCCCTACCGTCCATACactggctcatccctatgctgccctaatcccttatgcaagagtcagccagccagcatcttcattctttcatccctctggcTGGTAAATTTCTACTTTGGCTCATCcttatcccttatgcaagagtcaaccaggcagcatctttattctttcatgccTTTTAAAAGCATGTAAACTCTGAAAAAACAgccttgccttccttcatctgtatctgtACAAGACCTTCAACtctggctcatccctatgctatcctaatcccttatgcaagggtcaaccagcatcttcattctttcatccctttggctggtaaactctgaaagaaaaacagccttccttcatctgtatttcctcttgcctatgacttgggTATATCATTAATACACTGTAACGATAATAAATGCACACCACAATCTTATTGCAAGCACATCACTAATGTACTGTGCCCATACTGAATGCACACCACAAACCTACTGTCAGCATATCCCTCCCTGCACCTAAAACTGTGAGCATCATAGACTTACGCATTGGTGGCACTCGTCTCTGACAGTCCGTAGAGGTTGTGGAGGCTGTAGTGGAGTCCGATGTAGTGCCTTGCCGACATGCAGACCGTGTGGCAGAAGAGAGAGTCTCTGACCACTGGCGGCAGGAAGGGCGGATGCTCCAAGTTGTTCTGCTGACAGCCGTGGTGACTCCTGGACCAGAGGTTTGAGGGTTCATTcatgtcctgagagagagaggaaacacttgaaacactttaatATGCCTAAACACATCACTGAAAAGTTTTGTATTAATTATTTACATAAGCATCCCATAGGAAGCAAAGCTTTTGGGGCAAAACAGGATATGTAGATAAGGCAGGTAACGTAAAACAAGTAAATACTAAAGGAAAGCCAGCAGCTCCCCAACCAACCTAGTACCTAGGCATGTGAAaagcatgtatatatatatatatatatatatatatatatatatatatatatatatatatatatatatatatatatatatatatatatatagatatatatatatatatatatatataaaacataggttttataaaacattttcaccagacaaaataataataatggcaatgataataataataataataataataataataataataataataataataataataataataataataataataataataataataataataataataataataataataataataataataataataataataataataataataataataataataataaaaatattaataataatattttataatactaatactaatactaataataaaaatattaataataatatttatactactactactactaaagataataataataataataataataataataataataataataataataataataataataataatctggagTATTTATATatggttaataaaaagaagggaataaaggaggaaaaagtaaggacAAAATATAAGTACATATAGTATTCAGTACTGTTCTATTATGtgcttttttaattgttttttaaATGAGCTTCGTGTGGGTAATGTTTTCATGTGGTCAGGAACTGAATTCCAAAGTGTCGGTCCAGAGTGGCACAATGAGTGTTGAAAGAGTGACGGATTATGTAGAGGTGTGCGGAGGTTTCCTCGTGTGTGGGTGGGATAGTTGTGTTGTGGATGAGAGGTTACATTGCCGCTATGAATTAATTTGTACATGTAGATTGCAATATGAATCTTATCTATGTCAAATATTTTTAATATGCTTTCCTCTTTAAATTAAAAATTCCTTGGGTGTGATCCAAAAAGCCCGTTCGTAAAAATTCTTACGGTCATCTTTTGTAATCTGATTAAGGGCAGTTATAAGGTATGTGGGGCATGTGTTACACCAGACTGGGGTgcagaaaaaagatgaggaaggacttgagcagtttaaaaaaaaaaattattacattgcagcctattgcaccgttaggcttgctcactggtgggtcctgatggtcggcccagcccgttgtggcgcaggtgagtgtttatagtggcgccatctcgcattggctcatactgccccctaGAGCTCATCTTAGAGCCTCaccttggagaggttatctagagtccgggttgataggtggtcttcagggcagcatgtgggtagtcttaggccactcggcggtgactgaaaaatcccagctgtgtaccaGCCAGGATTCGAAACGACGCCCCTCCTGGATCTCCCAAACGCGACGCCggcacactaccactcagccacatGCTTGGGCATAAGATCTTTCATTTGATATAAGAGATATACTATTCTTGATATTTTGATGCAAAGCTCTGATATATGTGATTTAAATGTTAGTGATTCATCTCTTATACCTAGAAGTTTATGTTGTGACTTTTTTAATTAGGTTATTTTGATAAATTAAAGGTGGTAATGTTTTTATAGTCTTGTTGGGAAAGAGCATGTAAAATATCTTGCTTAGATTAACTGTCAGTCTGTTGCTTAGAACCATTCATCAAAGTTATCCAGGTCATTGTTTATGATGTGAATCATATCAGGAGGGTCAGAGCCAGTGATGTACAAGGTggagtcatcagcaaataaaattGTTCTGATATTGGAAAATGTGTTGGTTAGACCATTTATATAAAGAAGGAATAATATTGGACCTAACACACTGCCTTGTGGAACCCCATAGTTGACAGTTAAAGGTTCTGAGCTTTGATGAATAAATTTAGTAGATTGGGTTCTATTGGTTAGGTAATCTTTGAACCAGTGAAGTATAATACCACGTATCCCATAATGATTTAATTTTAGTAACGATATCATGTCTGACGGTATCAAAGGCCTGCGAAAAATCAACGTAAATGCTTAACAGAGAGTAATGTGAATCCAAACTATAGTAAATTTTCTCAGTAAAAGTGTTCAAGGCATCAAAGGTCCTTAAGCCTAGATGGAAACCGAATTGTTCACCTTAAGGATAGATTTAGCTTCAAGAAAATTTGTTAAGtactttttcattaatttttcaaaattttttgaaaatatatttagcAATGAAATTGGTCTGTAATTACCAATATCAAATTTAGAGCCTTTTTTTGTATATGGGTATAATAATAGCGTTTACAACATTGTGGGAATTTACCAGTGGCAATAGACTGGTTAAAAAGAATTGATATTGGAATTGCCATTTGCTCTTTGTTGGATTTAATGAGTGATACAGGAATTTCAAACAAGTTGCATTTTTTGTCTTTCAAAGAGTTTATGACATTAATGGCATCTTGTGGGTATACAGTGGGAGCCATCACAGGTGATGGATAGTTGCCTTGTAAATAATTTAAGGGGTCAGTAGTGGATGGAGGTATCTTAAggtctagcttttttttttttttttttttttttaaaaaaaaggaggcagctcaagggcacacaaaaaaagaaaacaataaaaaaaaaagcccgctactcgctactcctaaaaaaaaaaaaaagaggtggccgaaagcaagatcaaatacaggaggagaggtgtcctgataccctcctcttgaaagagttcaagtcgtaggcaggaggaaatacagatgaaggaagattgttccagagtttaccagcgtgagggatgaaagagtgaagatgctggttaactcttgcatcaggggtttggacagtatagggatgagcatgagtagaaagtcgagtgcagcggggggggccggcatgcagttagcaagttcagaagagcagtcagcgtggaaatatcgatagaagatagaaagagaggcaacattgcggcagaatttaagaggtagaagactatcagtatgaggaggagagttgatgagacgaagagccttagcttccactctgtccagaagagctgtgtgagtggagcccccccacacgagatgcatactccatacgagggtggacaaggcccctgtatatggacagcaactgtgcaggggagaagaactggcggagacggtacagaacgcccagcctcgaggaagctgatttagtaagagatgagatatgaagtttccagttgaggttttgagttaaggatagaccgaggatgtttagtgttgaggaaggtgatagctgggtgttgtcaaagaataggggatagttgtttggaagattgtgtcgagtggataggtggagaaactgtgtttttgaggcgttgaaggacacaaggttcttcttgccccaatcggtcGAAAATAATAGTAcggtctgaggctaggcgttctgcagcctccagccttgagtcgttaagttcctgtagggtgggtctggGAGCAATGTTTGTATAATATTCATTAAATGCTTCTGAAATATCTAGTGGATTTGATAACAATTTGTTTTTGTAGTTAATTGGATTTTGGAAGGTGTTCTTATAGATGTTTTTAAGTTTGTTTAAAGCATTCCATATTATTCTTGTGTTGCTTTTAAAGTGTgtgaaaatattcatataatatgattgttcagctttttttattactctatttAAAATATTGTGATATTCTTTGTAGTAAGTTTCCGTAACAGCTCCAATTTTAAAGTCTGTATATAAGTTATTTATGTCTGATGGAGTTAACTACAGCTTGAGAAATCCAAGGATTATGATGTCTTTTTTCAGATACATACTTTGTTTTTAATGGGAAACATGCATCGTAGATTTCTTGTGATCTCTTGATAAAATACTACAGTTTATATTAACATCTTGAGAAGGAAAAAGTTCATTCCAGTTTATATTGCTCATTTTATATGTAAAATCTACTTTACTTTCCTGAGTTATGTAATGGAATTCAATTTTATGGAGCTTATGATTTATTGTAGGAATAGATATGTTCAAAAAGATTGGGAGGTGATCTGAGATTGGGTAACGTAAAATACCTGTGCTAACATGGTTAATAAAGTCTGTGTAAATATGGTCAAGAAGCGATGGTTCCCCTAGGTCAATACTGTCTGGAAACCTTGTAGGCCTGGCTATGTGAGGAGCGAGGTTGATAGTTTGCATGTTGGCAAGAAAATTGTTTGTCGGCGTGTGTGTTATGTTctaacaaatttatattgaagtCCCCAATCAGTACTATTTTGTTgtgatttgtgttgttttttgtaaGATTGCATTTAATGTGAGTAAATTCCTCGACTGCAATATGTTTACTATTAGGTCGATAGATTGCCCATATTAGAAAGCAAAATGTTTTAGTGAATATTTTAACAGTGTTAATTTGAATATTTTTGGTTAGTACTGTTGTCATGTCATGGATTTCTATCGATTGAATTATGTCAGAAACAAAGACTGAGACTCCTCCCTGTGCTCGCGTGTGTCTTCACAGGTGGTGTGAATGGTATCCTGGAATTTCATACAGGTGTTTGTAAGTAGCTGTAAGCCAGGTTTCAGTAATGGCCAAGATATCAGGGTGTTTGTTAAGGGATTTGAGGAAGGCCTGTATGTGGTCAGAGTTCTTGGGTAAGGATCTGGAGTTCATGTGCATTATATTTAGTATGGCAATGTCTTGGGATGAAACTAATTTGTTATAATTGGGAATGTCATAATATTGTGATGAAGCGTCAAAATTCATGTGTCCGTACAGCTGGTTGATGATTTCCATAATGATTCGTCTGTATTGTTATCGTTGTTTGCAGGTTCATGTTCATCAAAGAGAGCATGGCAAAGACTGGACTTGGTGGTGAAAGAATTAATAAatgatgagggatgaaagaatatacagaggtgggcaagtgcggtacttagtgcggtagtactgcatcacaaaaaagtaccgcactaccgcagactttctgaaaatactgcactaaaaaatcctgcagtaCTTAGAAAACCATTGAAGACATTTGCAGcatggcatgctcacagaaatatctttttttttatagtgaatcggactcaatcagtcaatcggtatcagtcttcagaatcagtgattcaatcattctgacttctcagttattgttcaaaattaaatactaaatgaataactcagagtaaatctgttcgtcactcaacccaaggccttgactgcctctgacgatgactgtacatggcagtgtacaacagtacaagcaagcacgaACATGATCGacgctcaatctcatgtcccgtacaattttttctttgatgcataacattgacatagaccatagtacatattatatctgttttttaacttcattgtaacttctctatttcatcattctctctctctccaatgtagccaagatcaatattgtttgattataataataataataataataataataataataatttattattattattattattattattattattattattataaatctTCTCATTGAAATTTCCACATGGTgtcttcgctgaggcctgagacgccagggATTACAGCTTTCCCATGGGAGCCGCTGTtaacagttgcagttgatgtgttttgtcttaatatgttggacagtttgaataatgtttcgcTCTCCCTgccatgactttcctatattagtaatctttcgtttccgctcaaacgctggagaatattcctcccctcccccttcactcccctataaccctgcagctgcaccacccttccttccttccttcccaccccccccgTCCTCCTCTCACAACTGaggctgatctcctcctccccattcccggTCCCTGcactcctccctcggaaagttgcattcccatccctccccctcctcccctccctgtcctGTACTCCCTGGCctgtcccccctttcctcctccctctctccctcccccagtcctcctttcttttttctttttttgtatctcacaagttattagttagtcaatggatagccaggagaGGCACTTAAGTacttttttatattgactagtgactaacGCTACTGCAGTACCACACACCGTGTACCGCGCTGGGAAAGACAAATgggcactaccgcaaccgcactactccggaataagtaccgcactaccgcaaccgcactactgatttttcagtaccgcaccCACCTCTGAGAGTGTATATgtatacaaacaaaaaaatgtggaaaaaagaaagtaCAAAGAAGACAGCCGCACCGGGCGCGACATTCTCCGAAGCAGTAGttaataacagaagtagtagtagtagtagtagtaaagtaggtAAAGCAGGGGAAGTATAAGTAGGAGAGGTATCTATAGTTGTAGCTAATATGGTGAAGAGTTATAATAATAGTGTTAGAGAAGTGTTATTGGTATAGAGCTGCTTAATATAAACTAGCTGTAGGAGACATAGTAATGCAACAAGATACTAACTttaaatatagtagtagtagtagtagtagtagtagtagtagtagtagtagtagtagtagtagagagagcgagagagagagagagagagagagagagagagagagacagaattaACCCATTAGTTCCAGCCCTCATCCATCAGTCCAGGCCCTTAAAAGTACAAAAAAGTCATTGTTCTTCAAATGACTGAAGATATGGTGGTGGTTGCTATAGTAGAtttaacccttctctctctctctctctctctctctcttttcactctttcttttcttctctccaagcCCTTACAAGTAACTACCCAACACAACACATGGCTGGCAGGTACTCACGGTCCAGGCTCCGTCAGAGGGCAGTGTGTTGTGGAAGCGCAGCAGCTGTCGGCCCCAGTAGTGGGTGGCCAAGGGGTGCAGGAAGTCTGGCCAGGCTGTCCACACTGGATGCCACACCTATAGGGAAAGATGTGAGGGGGTGCAGGAAGTCTGGCCAGGCTGTCCACACTGGATGCCACACCTATAGGGAAAGAGGTGAGGGGGTGCAGGAAGTCTGGCCAGGCTGTCCACACTGGATGCCACACCTATAGGGAAAGAGGTGggatgcatttttttcttttctctctccttttttacagcaagggaggcagctgaaggTCAAAAAAACTAAAGAGGGAATATCAAGGAATGCTAGAGGCTGCTCCAAGCcaagaaaacagaatgagaagCCAGAAAAGAGGCAGAGTTTGTGTGAAgctgcctggtgtgtggcgtcaccactaccatgctgcctggtgtgtggcgtcaccactaccatgctgcctggtgtgtggcgtcaccactaccatgctgcctggtgtgtggcgtcaccactaccatgctgcctggtgtgtggcgtcaccactaccatgctgcctggtgtggcgtcaccactaccatgctgcctggtgtgtggcgtcaccactaccatgctgcctggtgtgtggcgtcaccactaccatgctgcctggtgtgtggcgtcaccactaccatgctgcctggtgtgtggcgtcaccactaccatgctgcctggtgtggcgtcaccactaccatgctgcctggtgtgtggcgtcaccactaccatgctgcctggtgtgtggcgtcaccactaccatgctgcctggtgtggcgtcaccactaccatgctgcctggtgtggcgtcaccaccaccatgctgcctggtgtggcgtcaccactaccatgctgcctggtgtgtggcgtcTCCACTACCATTCTGCCTGGtgtgtcaccaccaccatgctgcctggtgtgtggcgtcaccactaccatgctgcctggtgtgtggcgtcaccacgaccatgctgcctggtgtggcatcaccactaccatgctgcctggtgtgtggcgtcaccactaccatgctgcctggtgtgtggcgtcaccactaccatgctgcctggtgtggcgtcaccactaccatgctgcctggtgtgtggcgtcATCACTACCATGCTGCCCCAGCACCTCCCTTATGAGCACTCAGTTCTGTTGTACTTATAGTGCTTGCCAGGCtttatttgattttattgtttatttatttattatttgattttattttatttacctctctctctctctctctctctctctctctctctctctctctatatatatatatatatatatagtatatatatatatatatatgtgtgtgtgtgtgtgtgtgtgtgtgtgtgtgtgtgtgtgtgtgtgtgtatatatctagttgtatttacctagttgtagctttacagggcttatgctcgtgtggtcctgtctccatatctgtatttgtccaacctTTCCTTAAAGCCTTGCACACTCTccaccaatactacatcctcacttagtctgttccaaagctctatatttctttgcaggaagctgtATTTCCTTATGTCTCtgaagcatcttcctttcctcaattttttagtgtgtcctcttgtgttcctggtgtttattccttctttaagtAGTAACTCcttgttatctacttcttccattttgctcaataatttataatttGTATtgggtcttccctttctcttctttgttctagtgttggtaggtccatttcctttagtctttcctcatatgtcaatccctccagctctggaaccatttttgttgccatcctttgtattctttctagtttatttgtgtttctttttatggggagaccacactgcctccacatattccaactttggtctgatcatagtggttattaactttttcatcatatccaggTAGTGGAAtgcttttcctgtatttctcaccatgttatacgtatcacagAATATCCAATTAACGTgactctggctgtttgttatcttgcattgttactcccagatctctctcttcttgaactttctttaatatttctccatttctcattttatatgtccattttggtctcccttcactctttcccatttccattacatgacatttcttcacattaaattccatctcccattcaatactctattttgtgtgtgtgtgtgtgtgtgtgtgtgtgtgtgtgtgtttacctagttgtatttacctagttatgaaatacaggaaaagagccggaCTAGgctaacgcttattatccagtttggctttaaattcatgaatcgtttttgcacacacagtctccttgtcaagttcgttccatgttgttatgcttctgtatggaaaactgtatatcttgatgtctctcctacagttgctcttcttcagtttcttaccattgcctcttgtcacacttgtcacgtaccactaggtcttccctgtctaatttctccaatccctcttgtatcctgtacaatgctattaggtcccctcactcttctgctctccagtgttgttagtcccaatttcttcagtctttcttcataagtatgttctctcaagAGTTTCCTGTTATTTaatcgctgctctttgtattctttccaatgttctaatttctttcttcaatctaggtgaccacactaatgctgcatattccagtcttggacgtatcatcgatgttattagtttcttcaccatttcttcatctaaacatggaaatgctgcttttatgtttctaagaagattatatgtttccccagttatctggtctatatgttttccaaaggataacttgtctgttatgatcactcccagatctttttcctctgtttttttcatgattctttcattactcagagagtagttccccgatatccgtctgctgctcttaccaaactccattacgctacacttctctgtattgaatgtcatttcccattttcgtgaccattcgcttattctgtcGAGATcctggctcagggctacacagtcttcctcattagccaccctcctcattattttagcatcatcagcaaacatattcatatagcttgtcaccccttctgtcgtgtcatttatataaattacaaacataatcggagccagcaccgatccttgggggactccactagtcacttccatccagcttgatttattattcctgattactgttctcatttctctcttcgtcaaaaagtccataatccaatccaatattgaaccacccagacctccaacatgattaagtttccatattaatcgcttgtgtggtactttatcaaacgccttctttaagtccagatacacacaatctgcccaaccgtctctttcctgtattatatcaattactcttgaatagaagctgatcagattagttacacaagaccgtcctcctctgaatccgaattggctatttgttaatatactgttttcttctaaatactccacccatctgttttttttataattttctcacacatctttgctactacacttgttaatgacactggcctatagttcaacgggtcttccttacttcctcctttatgtattgggacgatgttagccctcttccagtctctcggtaccttcccttgtgctagtgagacattaatcaagttgctcaacttttcagctatttgctggttacactcttttagcacccaatttgatataccatccggtcctgctgatttcctcgcatccaattctttcaataattttctaacttcatctgctgatgtttgtattctctccagacccatgcactctattccccggcactgcatctacaccttcaaactcactctcccttgtgaacactgtttggaaacagttattcatcacttctactatttcacttatactatcaaaagtttcaccattaactttaactttctgaatctcatctctatttttcaactttccatttatgaacttataaaacagttttggctggtctttgcacttatctacaatatttttctcaaaattccttttttcttctcttcttactttgacataagcattcctcttcctcttgtactcattccatagatccatcctcctattttttctccatttgttccatgccttctccttttcctgcttggcgtctacacactttctattgtaccactcttctcttgatgtctggccttctttcatccttggtacacacttttccactccttcgttgtaaatccgtagaaagatagcccatttttcctcaacattatcagcctcaaaaagagtatcccattgtgcttca
The window above is part of the Eriocheir sinensis breed Jianghai 21 unplaced genomic scaffold, ASM2467909v1 Scaffold100, whole genome shotgun sequence genome. Proteins encoded here:
- the LOC126988897 gene encoding major prion protein-like is translated as MNEPSNLWSRSHHGCQQNNLEHPPFLPPVVRDSLFCHTVCMSARHYIGLHYSLHNLYGLSETSATNAALQGVGARRPFMTSHSSFPGQGIDGGHWTDHYGGHWTDHYGGHWTDHYGGHWTDHYGGHWTDHYGGHWTDHYGGHWTDHSGGHWTDHYGGHWTAHYGGHWTDHYGGHWTDHYGGHWTDHYGGHWTDHYRGHWTDHYGGHWTDHYMGHWKDHYGG